The following coding sequences are from one Lolium rigidum isolate FL_2022 chromosome 6, APGP_CSIRO_Lrig_0.1, whole genome shotgun sequence window:
- the LOC124663478 gene encoding avenin-E-like: MKIFLTLVFLAMVATMANATVQLDPRGQDQPFLQPQQPFPQPLLQQQLNQCQEFLVQQCKPLAIVPFLRSWILQQSSCQVMRQQCCQQLAQMPKNLRYPAIHSIVHAIIVQQQQQQQPFQPQPQQVGQGFIQPQQLAQFQAMRTYALQTLPAMCNVQVPLYYSTAPFDIIGGF, encoded by the exons ATGAAGATCTTCCTCACCCTTGtcttccttgccatggtggcaacCATGGCCAACGCCACTGTACAACTTGACCCTAGAGGCCAAGATCAGCCATTTCTGCAACCCCAACAACCATTTCCACAACCAC TTCTGCAACAACAATTGAACCAGTGCCAAGAGTTCCTCGTGCAGCAGTGCAAACCATTGGCGATAGTTCCGTTCCTCCGGTCGTGGATCTTGCAACAGAGCAGCTGCCAGGTGATGCGACAACAATGTTGCCAGCAGCTGGCGCAGATGCCCAAGAACCTTCGGTACCCTGCCATACATAGCATCGTGCACGCCATCATcgtgcagcagcagcaacaacaacaacccttCCAGCCTCAGCCACAACAAGTGGGCCAGGGTTTCATCCAACCTCAGCAGCTAGCTCAGTTCCAGGCGATGAGGACGTATGCGTTGCAAACCTTGCCGGCGATGTGCAATGTGCAGGTCCCGCTGTACTATTCCACCGCCCCATTCGACATCATCGGTGGCTTTTGA